The Catenuloplanes niger genome includes a window with the following:
- a CDS encoding helix-turn-helix domain-containing protein: MGTHPTVRRRRLASELRRLREAADLTIEQAAAEAKVSKSTLSRIETAQIRVQPRTVGTLLRVYGVSSEVRGALMQLARDAREHGWWVDYSGSMPQWFAGYVAFEDEASGFQIVDIQLVTGLLQTPDYARAVIAAEFPEDSPERIDERVELRLARQAVLRRETPPKLWLILDESVTQRVIGGPNVMAAQLRHLVDTSQLPNVTIQVLPFGQGPYAGMGVGFTIMEFANPGDPTVVYLENLSGALLLDSPEHVATHATAYDHMRAIALSPVDSVKLLSVKADAFAPR, translated from the coding sequence ATGGGAACCCATCCGACGGTGCGGCGGCGCCGGCTCGCATCCGAGCTGCGGCGGCTGCGGGAGGCGGCGGACCTGACCATCGAGCAGGCCGCCGCCGAGGCGAAGGTCAGCAAGTCCACGCTGTCCCGGATCGAGACGGCACAGATCCGAGTCCAGCCGCGCACGGTCGGCACGCTGCTGCGCGTCTACGGCGTGTCGTCCGAGGTGCGCGGCGCACTGATGCAACTGGCCCGGGACGCGCGCGAACACGGCTGGTGGGTGGACTACTCCGGCTCGATGCCGCAGTGGTTCGCGGGGTACGTGGCGTTCGAGGACGAGGCGTCCGGCTTCCAGATCGTCGACATCCAGCTGGTGACCGGCCTGCTGCAGACGCCGGACTACGCGCGGGCCGTGATAGCCGCGGAGTTCCCCGAGGACTCGCCGGAGCGCATCGACGAACGGGTGGAGCTCCGGCTGGCGCGCCAGGCCGTGCTGCGCCGGGAGACGCCGCCGAAACTGTGGCTGATCCTGGACGAGTCCGTGACGCAGCGCGTCATCGGCGGGCCGAACGTGATGGCGGCTCAGCTTCGGCATCTGGTGGACACCAGTCAGTTACCGAACGTCACCATCCAGGTCCTGCCGTTCGGGCAGGGACCTTATGCCGGGATGGGGGTGGGTTTCACCATTATGGAATTCGCCAACCCCGGTGATCCCACCGTGGTCTACCTGGAAAATCTCTCCGGAGCGTTGCTTTTGGACAGTCCGGAGCACGTGGCCACGCATGCCACCGCATATGACCATATGCGGGCGATTGCGCTCTCCCCGGTGGACAGCGTTAAACTACTAAGCGTGAAGGCGGACGCGTTCGCTCCCAGGTGA
- the xylA gene encoding xylose isomerase, translating into MAAQPTPADRFTFGLWTVGWTARDPFGDATRAPLDAVEAVHKLAELGAYGMTFHDDDLIPFGAETAARDEQISRFKKALDETGLKVPMVTTNLFTHPVFKDGGFTSNDRSVRRYALRKVLRNIDLAAELGANTYVLWGGREGAEYDVAKDVRAALERYKEGLNLLTQYVTEKGYDIRFAIEPKPNEPRGDILLPTVGHAIAFIGELDKPELVGLNPEVGHEQMAGLNFAHGIAQALWHGKLFHIDLNGQRGIKYDQDLVFGHGDLLNAFALVDLLENGAPGGGEAYSGPRHFDYKPSRTEDYDGVWASAAANMRTYLLLKERAAAFRADPEVQEALVASGVAELNQSTLGQGETLADLLADRSSFEDYDVDAAAQRGFGFVRLNQLAVEHVLGAR; encoded by the coding sequence ATGGCCGCTCAGCCCACTCCCGCGGACAGGTTCACGTTCGGCCTCTGGACGGTCGGCTGGACGGCCCGTGACCCGTTCGGCGACGCCACCCGCGCCCCGCTCGACGCGGTCGAGGCCGTGCACAAGCTGGCCGAGCTCGGTGCATACGGCATGACGTTCCACGACGACGACCTGATCCCGTTCGGCGCCGAGACCGCCGCGCGCGACGAGCAGATCAGCCGGTTCAAGAAGGCGCTGGACGAGACCGGCCTCAAGGTCCCGATGGTCACCACCAACCTGTTCACCCACCCGGTGTTCAAGGACGGCGGCTTCACCAGCAACGACCGCTCGGTCCGGCGCTACGCGCTGCGCAAGGTGCTGCGCAACATCGACCTCGCCGCCGAGCTGGGCGCGAACACCTACGTGCTGTGGGGTGGCCGCGAGGGCGCGGAGTACGACGTGGCCAAGGACGTGCGGGCCGCGCTCGAGCGCTACAAGGAGGGCCTGAACCTCCTCACGCAGTACGTCACGGAGAAGGGCTACGACATCCGCTTCGCGATCGAGCCGAAGCCGAACGAGCCCCGCGGCGACATCCTGCTCCCCACGGTTGGTCACGCGATCGCGTTCATCGGCGAGCTGGACAAGCCGGAGCTGGTCGGCCTCAACCCGGAGGTGGGCCACGAGCAGATGGCCGGCCTCAACTTCGCGCACGGCATCGCGCAGGCGCTGTGGCACGGCAAGCTCTTCCACATCGACCTCAACGGCCAGCGCGGCATCAAGTACGACCAGGACCTGGTCTTCGGCCACGGCGACCTGCTCAACGCGTTCGCGCTGGTCGACCTGCTGGAGAACGGCGCGCCCGGCGGCGGCGAGGCCTACTCCGGCCCGCGGCACTTCGACTACAAGCCGTCCCGCACCGAGGACTACGACGGCGTCTGGGCGTCCGCGGCCGCGAACATGCGGACCTACCTGCTGCTCAAGGAGCGCGCCGCCGCGTTCCGCGCGGACCCGGAGGTGCAGGAGGCACTGGTCGCGAGCGGCGTCGCCGAGCTGAACCAGTCCACGCTGGGTCAGGGCGAGACGCTCGCCGACCTGCTCGCCGACCGGAGCAGCTTCGAGGACTACGACGTGGACGCGGCCGCCCAGCGCGGCTTCGGCTTCGTCCGCCTCAACCAGCTCGCGGTCGAGCACGTGCTCGGGGCCCGATAG
- a CDS encoding LacI family DNA-binding transcriptional regulator, with product MTRIDDVARAAGVSTATVSRALRGLPMVSEKTRRRVLDAAARLGYIASPSASRLAGGRTGCVGVVVPRITRWFFSTVVEAAEESLHEAGYDVLLFNLGGSEQARLKLLHTGALRQRVDAVMMISMPLLAEDFAAVSRLELPGVTVSSGTPVPGWPSVRIDDVAAARDAVEHLIGLGHTRIARICGKSSDELAFTTHVDRQDGYHAALRGAGIRPDPALEVEGALDLAGGVAATEELLRRGVPFSAIYAICDEAAMGALTALRRHGLRVPEDVSLVGIDDHDLAPAIGLTTVAQPAAEQGRRAVETLLSPTVPDGAVLLPTRLIIRESTAAPRSTLE from the coding sequence GTGACCAGGATCGATGATGTGGCCCGGGCGGCCGGTGTCTCCACCGCCACCGTCTCCCGGGCGCTCCGTGGACTGCCGATGGTGTCCGAGAAGACCCGCCGGCGGGTGCTGGACGCCGCGGCCCGGCTGGGCTACATCGCCTCGCCCAGCGCGTCCCGGCTGGCCGGCGGCCGTACCGGCTGCGTCGGGGTGGTCGTGCCGCGGATCACCCGGTGGTTCTTCTCCACCGTGGTGGAGGCGGCCGAGGAGAGTCTGCACGAGGCGGGGTACGACGTGCTGCTGTTCAACCTCGGTGGCAGCGAGCAGGCGCGGCTGAAGCTGCTGCACACCGGCGCGCTGCGGCAGCGGGTGGACGCGGTCATGATGATCTCCATGCCGCTGCTCGCCGAGGACTTCGCGGCCGTCAGCCGGCTGGAGCTGCCCGGCGTGACGGTCAGCTCCGGCACGCCGGTGCCCGGCTGGCCGAGCGTCCGGATAGACGACGTGGCCGCGGCGCGGGACGCGGTCGAGCACCTGATCGGGCTCGGGCACACCCGGATCGCGCGGATCTGCGGCAAGTCCTCGGACGAGCTGGCGTTCACCACGCACGTGGACCGGCAGGACGGCTACCACGCGGCGCTGCGCGGGGCCGGGATCCGGCCGGACCCGGCGCTGGAGGTGGAGGGCGCGCTGGACCTGGCCGGTGGCGTGGCCGCGACCGAGGAGCTGCTGCGCCGTGGCGTACCGTTCTCCGCGATCTACGCCATCTGCGACGAGGCCGCGATGGGCGCGCTCACCGCGTTGCGCCGGCACGGTCTGCGGGTACCCGAGGACGTGAGCCTGGTCGGTATCGACGATCACGACCTGGCGCCCGCGATCGGGCTGACCACGGTCGCGCAGCCGGCCGCGGAACAGGGCCGGCGGGCGGTCGAGACGCTGCTGTCGCCGACCGTGCCGGACGGTGCGGTGCTGCTGCCGACACGCCTCATCATTCGCGAGTCGACGGCCGCGCCGCGCAGCACACTTGAATGA
- a CDS encoding carbohydrate ABC transporter permease, translated as MTTTNPPAAAVPVTKSGGDRPNTAAGRVRKKLSSPLATGIAIVIALFWSVPTFGLLISSFRPEDDIKTTGWWSFFTDPQLTLDNYDEVLFGGSASSGQLAGYFINSLVITIPAVLFPMAICALAAYALAWIDFRGRDWIYILVFALQIVPLQMALVPLLRFFSQGVELFGVQLLPAWGLSGEELFIQVWFAHTCFAIPFGVYLLHNFISELPKDVMEAARVDGANHPKIFRTIVLPLITPVLASFGIFQFLWVWNDLLVALIFASGGGRDTNPMTVRLAELAGTRGNEWQRLTSGAFVSMIVPLIVFLSLQRYFVRGLLAGSVKG; from the coding sequence ATGACGACTACCAACCCGCCCGCCGCAGCGGTCCCGGTGACGAAGTCCGGCGGTGACCGGCCGAACACGGCCGCCGGGCGCGTCCGGAAGAAGCTCTCCAGCCCGCTGGCGACCGGCATCGCGATCGTCATCGCGCTGTTCTGGAGCGTGCCGACGTTCGGGCTGCTGATCAGCTCGTTCCGGCCGGAGGACGACATCAAGACGACCGGCTGGTGGTCGTTCTTCACGGATCCGCAGCTGACCCTGGACAACTACGACGAGGTGCTGTTCGGCGGCAGCGCCAGCTCCGGTCAGCTGGCCGGCTACTTCATCAACTCGCTGGTCATCACGATCCCCGCGGTGCTGTTCCCGATGGCGATCTGCGCGCTGGCCGCGTACGCGCTGGCCTGGATCGACTTCCGCGGCCGTGACTGGATCTACATCCTGGTCTTCGCGCTGCAGATCGTGCCGCTGCAGATGGCGCTGGTCCCGCTGCTGCGCTTCTTCTCGCAGGGCGTGGAGCTGTTCGGCGTGCAGTTGCTGCCGGCCTGGGGGCTGAGCGGCGAGGAGCTGTTCATCCAGGTCTGGTTCGCGCACACCTGCTTCGCCATCCCGTTCGGCGTCTACCTGCTGCACAACTTCATCTCGGAGCTGCCGAAGGACGTGATGGAGGCGGCGCGCGTCGACGGCGCGAACCACCCGAAGATCTTCCGGACCATCGTGCTGCCGCTGATCACGCCGGTGCTCGCCTCGTTCGGCATCTTCCAGTTCCTCTGGGTCTGGAACGACCTGCTGGTCGCGCTGATCTTCGCCAGCGGCGGTGGCCGGGACACCAACCCGATGACGGTACGGCTGGCGGAGCTGGCCGGTACGCGCGGCAACGAGTGGCAGCGGCTGACCTCCGGGGCGTTCGTGTCGATGATCGTCCCCCTGATCGTCTTCCTCTCGCTCCAGCGATACTTCGTCCGGGGTCTCCTGGCCGGCAGCGTCAAGGGCTGA
- a CDS encoding GNAT family N-acetyltransferase, with protein sequence MHPTVTKADASDVVWATDLITHSLESQAPAVWLVPPRARRHVVLGSAIRTALDAALTLGEVLCTPDRTGVAVWLPHDGDAWPALPGRYDARTDEITAEFGARFRQLATLLAAHHPAEPHHHLLFMAVEPNRRGEGLGSALLRAHHARLDAAGIPAYLVSGNPAARDLYARHGYRAAAPILLPDGAAFWPMWRPSHSAGAGT encoded by the coding sequence GTGCATCCGACAGTCACGAAGGCCGATGCGTCCGACGTGGTCTGGGCGACCGACCTGATCACCCACTCGCTGGAGAGCCAGGCACCCGCGGTCTGGCTCGTCCCACCGCGCGCCCGCCGCCACGTGGTCCTCGGCAGCGCGATCCGCACCGCGCTGGACGCGGCCCTGACGCTCGGCGAGGTGCTGTGCACGCCGGACCGGACCGGCGTCGCGGTCTGGCTGCCGCACGACGGCGACGCGTGGCCCGCGCTGCCGGGGCGGTACGACGCCCGGACGGACGAGATCACCGCGGAGTTCGGCGCCCGGTTCCGCCAGCTCGCCACGCTACTCGCCGCGCACCACCCGGCCGAGCCGCACCACCACCTGCTGTTCATGGCCGTGGAGCCGAACCGGCGCGGTGAGGGACTGGGCAGCGCGCTGCTCCGCGCGCACCACGCCCGGCTGGACGCGGCCGGCATTCCCGCCTACCTGGTCTCCGGCAATCCCGCCGCGCGCGACCTCTACGCCCGGCACGGCTACCGCGCCGCCGCGCCGATCCTGCTCCCGGACGGTGCCGCGTTCTGGCCGATGTGGCGGCCGAGCCACAGCGCCGGGGCCGGCACCTGA
- a CDS encoding DUF397 domain-containing protein has product MVAPNPSEVTWRKSSRSNGQGQCVEFARLDDAVVGVRDSKDVQGPTLTFAPASWRTFLASDLIQR; this is encoded by the coding sequence ATGGTTGCGCCGAATCCGTCCGAGGTCACGTGGCGCAAGAGCAGCCGCAGTAACGGCCAGGGACAGTGCGTGGAGTTCGCCCGGCTCGACGACGCCGTCGTCGGGGTGCGCGACTCCAAGGACGTGCAGGGACCGACGCTGACGTTCGCCCCGGCAAGCTGGCGGACCTTCCTGGCCAGCGACCTCATCCAGAGATAA
- a CDS encoding glycoside hydrolase family 13 protein has product MNTHKGSEWWRHAVIYQVYPRSWADSDGDGLGDLPGITGRLDHLVELGVDALWLSPFYPSPQADAGYDVADYRNVDPIFGQLEDADKLIGEAHARGLKLIVDLVPNHTSSAHEWFQEALASEPGSPARNRYVFRDGKGANGDQPPNDWSAVFGGSAWQRVTELDGTPGQWYLHLFDPAQPDLNWDNPEIRADFVKTLRFWLDRGVDGFRVDVAHGLIKQRDLANWHYPIGGATGDGVEGRRAPMWDQDEVHEVYREWRQVLDSYEGERILVAEAWVQPAERLAAYVRPDEMHQAFNFEYLEAHWSAAAQRSVIGRSLAANGAVGAPTTWVLSNHDVLRHASRLGLPIGTPRPDGIGIGDPQPDPVLGLRRARAATLLMLSLPGGAYLYQGEELGLPEHMTMPDEARQDPTWERSGHERRGRDGCRVPIPWEADAPSYGFGPTDASWLPQPELWAEYALDRQRGVPGSTYELYREALRRRRELGLGSGELTWDADVSDPVLSFVNGGVRVLTNFGPDDAVLPDGAEVILTSHPLETPGRVPSDVTVWLRA; this is encoded by the coding sequence CTGAACACGCACAAGGGCAGCGAGTGGTGGCGGCACGCCGTGATCTACCAGGTCTACCCCCGGTCCTGGGCGGACAGCGACGGCGACGGCCTCGGCGATCTGCCCGGCATCACCGGCCGGCTGGACCACCTGGTGGAGCTGGGCGTGGACGCGCTCTGGCTGTCCCCGTTCTATCCGTCCCCGCAGGCGGACGCCGGATACGACGTGGCCGACTACCGCAACGTCGACCCGATCTTCGGGCAGCTGGAGGACGCGGACAAGCTGATCGGCGAGGCGCACGCGCGTGGGCTGAAGCTGATCGTGGACCTGGTGCCGAACCACACGTCCAGCGCGCACGAGTGGTTCCAGGAGGCGCTGGCGTCGGAGCCGGGCAGCCCGGCGCGCAACCGGTACGTCTTCCGGGACGGCAAGGGCGCGAACGGCGACCAGCCGCCGAACGACTGGAGCGCGGTCTTCGGCGGGTCGGCCTGGCAGCGGGTCACCGAGCTGGACGGCACGCCCGGCCAGTGGTACCTGCACCTGTTCGACCCCGCGCAGCCGGACCTGAACTGGGACAACCCGGAGATCCGGGCGGACTTCGTGAAGACGCTGCGGTTCTGGCTGGACCGGGGCGTGGACGGGTTCCGGGTGGACGTGGCGCACGGCCTGATCAAGCAGCGCGACCTGGCGAACTGGCACTACCCGATCGGCGGCGCGACCGGGGACGGCGTCGAGGGCCGGCGGGCGCCGATGTGGGACCAGGACGAGGTGCACGAGGTCTACCGCGAGTGGCGGCAGGTGCTCGACTCGTACGAGGGTGAGCGGATCCTGGTCGCGGAGGCGTGGGTGCAGCCGGCCGAGCGGCTCGCCGCGTACGTGCGCCCGGACGAGATGCACCAGGCGTTCAACTTCGAGTACCTGGAGGCGCACTGGTCCGCGGCCGCGCAGCGATCGGTGATCGGCCGCTCGCTGGCCGCGAACGGTGCGGTGGGCGCGCCGACCACCTGGGTGCTCTCCAACCACGACGTGCTGCGGCACGCGTCCCGGCTGGGCCTGCCGATCGGCACGCCGCGCCCGGACGGCATCGGCATCGGCGACCCGCAGCCGGACCCGGTGCTCGGCCTGCGCCGGGCCCGGGCGGCCACGCTGCTGATGCTGAGCCTGCCCGGCGGCGCCTACCTCTACCAGGGCGAGGAGCTGGGCCTGCCGGAGCACATGACGATGCCGGACGAGGCGCGGCAGGACCCGACGTGGGAGCGGTCCGGGCACGAGCGCCGCGGCCGGGACGGCTGCCGGGTGCCGATCCCGTGGGAGGCGGACGCGCCGTCGTACGGCTTCGGGCCGACGGACGCCAGCTGGCTGCCGCAGCCGGAGCTGTGGGCGGAGTACGCGCTGGACCGGCAGCGCGGCGTGCCGGGCAGCACCTACGAGCTGTACCGGGAGGCGCTGCGCCGGCGTCGTGAGCTCGGCCTGGGCAGCGGCGAGCTGACCTGGGACGCGGACGTGAGCGACCCGGTGCTGTCGTTCGTCAACGGCGGCGTGCGGGTGCTGACCAACTTCGGGCCGGACGACGCGGTGCTGCCGGACGGCGCGGAGGTCATCCTGACCAGCCACCCGCTGGAGACGCCCGGCCGGGTGCCGTCCGACGTGACGGTCTGGCTGCGCGCGTAG
- the xylB gene encoding xylulokinase, translating into MPLVAGVDSSTQSCKVVIRDAETGALVREGRAAHPDGTEVHPDAWWSALNDAAAQAGGLDDIAAISVGGQQHGMVTLDERGEVVRPALLWNDTRSAGAAVDLIDELGGARQWTDAVGLVPVASFTVTKLRWLADHEPENAARAAAVCLPHDWLTWKLAGAPGLDGLRTDRSDASGTGYWSAATGEYRPDLLRHAVRKDLIVPTVLGPAETAGSHGNALLGPGAGDNAAAGFGAGAQPGDVIVSIGTSGTVFSVADTPANDPSGIVAGFADVTGRFLPLVCTLNAARVLTTAATMLGVDVAKLSDLALDAPAGADGLVLVPYLEGERTPNKPHASGAVHGLTLRTGTPAHLARAAVEGMLCALADGLDALVAQGATVNRVILVGGGARSEAVRRIAPAVFGLPVVVPPPGEYVADGAARQAAWVATGHAPEWTITDTREYDGTPVPAIREQYAAARELTVDRH; encoded by the coding sequence ATGCCTCTCGTCGCCGGGGTCGACTCCTCGACCCAGTCATGCAAGGTCGTGATCCGGGACGCGGAGACCGGCGCGCTCGTCCGGGAGGGCCGCGCGGCCCACCCGGACGGCACCGAGGTGCACCCGGACGCGTGGTGGAGCGCGCTCAACGACGCGGCCGCACAGGCCGGTGGCCTCGACGACATCGCCGCGATCTCCGTCGGCGGCCAGCAGCACGGCATGGTCACGCTCGACGAGCGGGGCGAGGTGGTCCGCCCCGCGCTGCTGTGGAACGACACCCGGTCCGCCGGGGCCGCGGTGGACCTGATCGACGAGCTCGGCGGCGCGCGGCAGTGGACGGACGCGGTCGGCCTGGTGCCGGTCGCCTCGTTCACCGTCACCAAGCTGCGCTGGCTGGCCGACCACGAGCCGGAGAACGCCGCTCGTGCCGCCGCGGTCTGCCTGCCGCACGACTGGCTGACCTGGAAACTGGCCGGCGCGCCGGGCCTGGACGGGCTGCGCACCGACCGCAGCGACGCCAGCGGCACCGGCTACTGGTCCGCGGCCACCGGGGAGTACCGGCCGGACCTCCTGCGGCACGCGGTCCGGAAGGACCTGATCGTCCCCACCGTCCTCGGCCCGGCCGAGACGGCGGGCTCGCACGGGAACGCGCTGCTCGGCCCCGGCGCCGGCGACAACGCGGCGGCCGGGTTCGGCGCGGGTGCGCAGCCCGGCGACGTGATCGTCTCCATCGGCACGTCCGGCACCGTCTTCTCGGTGGCGGACACGCCGGCGAACGACCCGAGCGGCATCGTCGCCGGCTTCGCGGACGTGACCGGCCGGTTCCTGCCGCTGGTCTGCACGCTGAACGCGGCCCGGGTGCTCACCACGGCCGCGACCATGCTCGGCGTCGACGTGGCGAAGCTCTCCGACCTGGCGCTCGACGCGCCGGCCGGCGCGGACGGCCTGGTGCTGGTGCCCTACCTGGAGGGTGAGCGCACGCCGAACAAGCCGCACGCGTCCGGCGCGGTGCACGGCCTGACGTTGCGCACCGGCACGCCCGCGCACCTGGCCCGCGCCGCGGTCGAGGGCATGCTCTGCGCGCTCGCGGACGGGCTGGACGCGCTGGTCGCGCAGGGTGCCACGGTCAACCGGGTGATCCTGGTCGGCGGCGGTGCCCGGTCCGAGGCGGTCCGCCGGATCGCGCCCGCGGTCTTCGGGCTGCCGGTCGTGGTCCCGCCGCCGGGGGAGTACGTGGCGGACGGCGCCGCCCGCCAGGCCGCCTGGGTCGCGACCGGTCACGCTCCCGAGTGGACGATCACGGACACCCGGGAGTACGACGGCACGCCCGTTCCCGCGATCCGCGAGCAGTACGCCGCGGCCCGCGAGCTGACGGTCGACCGGCACTGA
- a CDS encoding MFS transporter, with protein MRGGGGRVHRSYSVVVFVVLASLDNVVIGITPPLYGRIGDGLDVSRGAIAGVISVTYLVSAVASVAWAYSGDRTDRKRLLMSGTLVWAAGTAGTALSGTFVMFVLAQLVAAAGLGAVSSVGFSVVTDLITPRRRGLVMAFFGLAQGVGSLTGTLLGGLLGNADWRRPFMVLTVAGLVATVAYLFTYDIRRGESEPELADTADYDYRISRRDLPRIWRNRSNVWLVAQGLTAQVAFGSLVWLPVLFTERAKDQGYDDSTAVVVGTIFTTLFQLGGALSIIGGVIGDRLQRRTPRGRALVAAVGVLGALPFYAILFYVPMRITVPNGGGSGEVIAAVLTSVVTEPTVAISLVTAFTALAFTSANSPNWFALIGDVNLPEHRGTVYSIGNLVNSLGRAGGNALIGVAARALAGAFPPPLNYAAGLALFQLFFVPTGVMYYLASRTAPRDIADVHATLLTRAARTTDQQPSEGTAAASA; from the coding sequence ATGAGGGGCGGCGGCGGGCGGGTGCACCGCTCGTACAGCGTGGTGGTCTTCGTCGTGCTCGCCTCGCTGGACAACGTGGTCATCGGCATCACGCCGCCGCTCTACGGCCGGATCGGCGACGGGCTCGACGTCAGCCGCGGCGCGATCGCCGGCGTCATCTCCGTGACCTACCTGGTGAGCGCGGTCGCGTCCGTCGCCTGGGCGTACAGCGGGGACCGCACCGACCGCAAGCGGCTGCTGATGTCCGGCACGCTGGTCTGGGCCGCCGGGACCGCCGGCACCGCGCTGTCCGGCACCTTCGTCATGTTCGTGCTCGCCCAGCTGGTCGCGGCCGCCGGGCTCGGCGCGGTCTCCTCGGTCGGCTTCTCCGTGGTCACCGACCTGATCACGCCGCGCCGCCGCGGGCTGGTGATGGCGTTCTTCGGCCTGGCCCAGGGCGTCGGCTCGCTCACCGGCACGCTGCTCGGCGGCCTGCTCGGCAACGCGGACTGGCGCCGCCCGTTCATGGTGCTGACCGTGGCCGGCCTGGTCGCGACCGTGGCATACCTGTTCACCTACGACATCCGGCGCGGCGAGTCGGAGCCGGAACTGGCGGACACCGCCGACTACGACTACCGCATCTCCCGCCGCGACCTGCCGCGCATCTGGCGCAACCGGTCCAACGTCTGGCTGGTCGCGCAGGGACTCACCGCGCAGGTCGCGTTCGGCTCACTGGTCTGGCTGCCGGTGCTGTTCACCGAGCGGGCCAAGGACCAGGGGTACGACGACTCCACCGCGGTCGTGGTCGGCACGATCTTCACCACGCTGTTCCAGCTCGGCGGCGCACTGTCGATCATCGGCGGGGTGATCGGCGACCGTCTGCAGCGGCGCACCCCGCGCGGCCGGGCCCTGGTCGCGGCCGTCGGCGTGCTGGGCGCGCTGCCGTTCTACGCGATCCTGTTCTACGTACCGATGAGGATCACCGTGCCGAACGGCGGCGGGAGCGGCGAGGTGATCGCGGCCGTGCTGACCAGCGTGGTCACCGAGCCGACCGTCGCGATCAGCCTGGTCACCGCGTTCACCGCGCTCGCGTTCACGTCCGCGAACTCGCCGAACTGGTTCGCGCTGATCGGCGACGTCAACCTGCCGGAGCACCGGGGCACGGTCTACTCGATCGGAAACCTGGTCAACAGCCTCGGCCGGGCCGGCGGCAACGCGCTGATCGGCGTGGCCGCGCGGGCGCTGGCCGGGGCGTTCCCGCCGCCGCTCAACTACGCGGCCGGCCTCGCACTGTTCCAGCTGTTCTTCGTCCCCACCGGCGTCATGTACTACCTCGCCTCGCGCACCGCGCCGCGGGACATCGCGGACGTGCACGCCACGCTGCTCACCCGCGCGGCGAGAACCACGGACCAACAGCCATCCGAGGGTACGGCCGCCGCCTCGGCCTGA
- a CDS encoding carbohydrate ABC transporter permease has product MNFDLADQADKFVMLLGGLVAFVVLVGGLLLVLDVIPTKLAERREARLAAAADAGVPIAPGAARGREGWLALGFLAPALLLLSIGLIFPAIRTTVLSFMNGDSTRWVGFDNYTWMFGQPDIQNVLLNTLVWVLVVPTLAATIGLLYAIMVDKARGEAVAKALIFLPMAISFVGASIIWKFVYAYRSGEQDQIGLLNQIVVWFGGEPRQWLLEEGFKLNTLLLIVIMIWIQAGFAMVILSAAIKAIPAEIVEAAKIDGTNAWQMFWRITLPAIRAALIVVVVTITIATLKVFDIVRTMTNGNYDTSVIANEMYNQSFRYGETGHGSALAVFLFVLVIPIVIFQIRNIRKQRSEA; this is encoded by the coding sequence ATGAACTTCGACCTCGCCGATCAAGCCGACAAGTTCGTGATGCTGCTGGGCGGCCTGGTCGCCTTCGTGGTGCTGGTCGGTGGCCTGCTGCTGGTCCTGGACGTGATCCCGACCAAGCTGGCCGAACGCCGGGAGGCCCGGCTCGCGGCCGCGGCCGATGCCGGTGTGCCGATCGCACCCGGTGCCGCGCGCGGCCGGGAAGGCTGGCTGGCACTCGGTTTCCTGGCACCGGCGCTGCTGCTGCTGTCGATCGGCCTGATCTTTCCGGCGATCCGCACGACCGTTCTGTCGTTCATGAACGGTGACAGCACGCGCTGGGTCGGCTTCGACAACTACACCTGGATGTTCGGTCAGCCCGACATCCAGAACGTGCTGCTGAACACGCTGGTGTGGGTGCTCGTGGTGCCGACGCTGGCGGCCACGATCGGCCTGCTCTACGCGATCATGGTGGACAAGGCGCGCGGCGAGGCCGTGGCCAAGGCGCTGATCTTCCTGCCGATGGCGATCTCGTTCGTCGGCGCCAGCATCATCTGGAAGTTCGTGTACGCGTACCGGTCCGGTGAGCAGGACCAGATCGGCCTGCTCAACCAGATCGTGGTCTGGTTCGGCGGCGAGCCGAGGCAGTGGCTGCTGGAGGAGGGCTTCAAGCTCAACACGCTGCTGCTGATCGTCATCATGATCTGGATCCAGGCCGGTTTCGCCATGGTGATCCTGTCCGCCGCGATCAAGGCGATCCCGGCGGAGATCGTGGAGGCGGCGAAGATCGACGGCACCAACGCGTGGCAGATGTTCTGGCGGATCACGCTGCCGGCGATCCGGGCCGCGCTGATCGTCGTGGTCGTCACGATCACGATCGCCACGCTGAAGGTGTTCGACATCGTCCGCACCATGACGAACGGCAACTACGACACCAGCGTCATCGCGAACGAGATGTACAACCAGTCGTTCCGGTACGGCGAGACCGGCCACGGCTCCGCGCTCGCCGTCTTCCTCTTCGTCCTGGTGATCCCGATCGTGATCTTCCAGATCCGGAACATCCGCAAGCAGCGGTCGGAGGCATGA